One region of Azoarcus sp. CIB genomic DNA includes:
- a CDS encoding plasmid pRiA4b ORF-3 family protein — MGNVVRIAKARPAPHRLQLRIELAWVKPAIWRRVVVPETITLPKLHQVIQAVMGWLDCHLHEFEIAGERYGVPDPDYDFEPVRTEQRVRLATALGGAKSFRYVYDFGDDWEHRIKVERRLPPDPLFDTALCIAGANASPPEDVGGEPGYADFVAAMADPNHPEHHDMRAWHGEPFDPTAFDVTAVDLRLHRIKI; from the coding sequence ATGGGCAATGTCGTACGAATTGCGAAGGCGCGGCCCGCGCCGCATCGGCTGCAACTGCGCATTGAGCTCGCCTGGGTCAAACCCGCCATCTGGCGCCGGGTGGTCGTGCCGGAAACCATCACGTTGCCGAAGCTGCACCAGGTCATCCAGGCGGTGATGGGCTGGCTCGACTGCCACCTGCACGAGTTCGAGATCGCCGGCGAGCGCTACGGCGTCCCCGATCCCGACTATGACTTCGAACCCGTGCGTACCGAGCAGCGCGTGCGGCTGGCGACCGCGCTCGGCGGCGCCAAGTCGTTCCGCTACGTCTATGACTTCGGCGACGACTGGGAGCATCGCATCAAGGTCGAACGCCGTCTGCCGCCCGACCCGCTCTTCGATACGGCACTCTGCATTGCCGGCGCCAACGCGAGTCCGCCCGAGGACGTCGGCGGCGAACCCGGGTATGCCGACTTCGTCGCGGCGATGGCCGATCCAAATCATCCCGAACACCACGACATGCGGGCATGGCACGGGGAGCCGTTCGACCCGACCGCTTTCGACGTCACAGCGGTCGATCTTCGCCTGCACAGAATCAAGATCTGA
- a CDS encoding alpha/beta hydrolase, producing the protein MTNVEIGKEIVAAGIKTNYHELGTGEPVFLIHGSGPGVSAYANWRLVLPTLGQLFRVIAPDMAGFGFTERPKNYIYSKDNWVEHIIGMLDALKIERADFIGNSFGGALAIATAVKHPDRIGRLVLMGAAGTHFELTPGLDAVWGYTPSIEKMRNLLDIFAFDRSLVNDELAKLRYEASIRPGFQESFGSMFPAPRQRWVDALASSDEQIRNLANEVLLIHGRDDQVVPLSSSLRLFQLLENVQLHSFARCGHWVQIEAANDFCRLVVDFLSKPH; encoded by the coding sequence ATGACCAACGTAGAAATTGGAAAGGAAATCGTCGCTGCTGGAATTAAGACCAATTATCACGAGCTCGGAACTGGAGAGCCTGTATTTCTTATTCACGGATCGGGTCCAGGTGTCAGCGCTTATGCAAATTGGCGCTTGGTGTTGCCAACACTGGGGCAATTATTTCGCGTCATAGCACCGGATATGGCAGGGTTCGGTTTTACAGAGCGCCCGAAGAATTACATCTACTCAAAGGATAATTGGGTTGAGCACATCATAGGTATGCTTGACGCATTGAAAATCGAGCGTGCAGATTTTATTGGGAATTCTTTCGGTGGTGCCCTTGCAATCGCAACCGCCGTTAAGCACCCCGACCGCATTGGCCGTTTGGTCTTGATGGGCGCAGCTGGAACACATTTCGAACTTACCCCTGGGCTGGATGCAGTTTGGGGTTATACGCCGTCAATTGAAAAAATGCGCAACCTGCTGGATATATTTGCCTTTGATCGTTCGCTTGTGAATGATGAACTTGCAAAACTGCGTTATGAGGCAAGCATTCGGCCAGGCTTTCAAGAGTCATTCGGCAGTATGTTCCCCGCTCCTCGGCAGCGCTGGGTTGACGCACTGGCGAGCTCGGATGAGCAAATTCGCAACCTCGCGAATGAGGTGCTCTTGATTCACGGCCGTGATGACCAGGTGGTACCACTGTCAAGCAGTCTTCGTCTTTTTCAACTATTGGAGAACGTCCAGTTGCATTCTTTTGCTCGCTGTGGGCACTGGGTGCAAATTGAAGCCGCCAATGACTTTTGTAGATTGGTTGTAGACTTTCTTAGCAAGCCGCATTGA
- a CDS encoding outer membrane protein transport protein yields MQFNLKSSVMGVALAGVSYTALATTSDVYRLVGHGPVSGALGGAATAFDVGAAGMMTNPATLSLGKPGEEMHLGMDVIFADLSVKNTATGESAKSNEHSNNRGPYAAPQMAYTYRAERFAFGIGAFARGGVGTEYGKDSFLSRATGGLNTGLENSSRLLTLNIPMAASFQMTDSLAVGASVDAVWQGLNLDMLLGADQVGSLIGAGRARGSLIPVLGGLPDMRGAHLSFTKNEPIASGADAWGWGGKIGLTYKVSKDTILGASYVLESHLDDMTGSATLTAINGLAGQVKLDGKIRIKDFQSPAQLNFGISHRFDDQWMVVADISRVFWKHAVKDIHVSFVSNAGQNIDIDLPQNYKDQTALSLGVAYTSGKWTLRGGARVTTQTLRSDTVLAVIPAIPNRFGTLGFGYQLTPMSSFDFAWTHSFKKTMQNSSLPNTSAPIEINHAQDSATIAFTYRF; encoded by the coding sequence ATGCAATTCAATCTTAAGTCTAGTGTAATGGGCGTTGCTCTAGCAGGGGTATCCTATACTGCCTTGGCGACAACAAGCGATGTTTATCGGCTTGTCGGTCATGGTCCAGTTTCAGGGGCATTGGGTGGGGCCGCTACAGCCTTTGACGTCGGTGCGGCCGGCATGATGACAAATCCCGCTACCTTATCCCTTGGCAAGCCTGGCGAGGAAATGCATCTTGGAATGGACGTCATTTTTGCAGATCTATCAGTCAAGAACACCGCGACGGGCGAATCCGCAAAATCCAATGAGCATTCCAACAACCGAGGACCCTATGCGGCTCCGCAAATGGCATATACTTATCGTGCCGAACGATTTGCATTCGGTATTGGAGCCTTTGCACGTGGCGGAGTAGGCACAGAGTACGGAAAGGATAGCTTTCTTTCACGTGCAACAGGTGGATTGAATACGGGTTTGGAAAATTCAAGTCGCTTATTGACACTAAATATACCCATGGCCGCAAGCTTTCAGATGACTGATAGTCTTGCCGTTGGCGCAAGCGTGGATGCAGTGTGGCAGGGACTGAATTTAGATATGCTCCTCGGGGCCGATCAAGTGGGTTCCTTAATTGGCGCCGGGCGTGCGCGGGGAAGTTTGATCCCTGTACTTGGAGGGTTGCCGGATATGCGTGGTGCGCATTTGAGCTTCACCAAGAATGAACCAATTGCGAGTGGCGCCGACGCCTGGGGCTGGGGAGGGAAAATCGGCCTGACGTACAAGGTCAGCAAGGATACGATCCTGGGTGCTTCGTACGTTCTTGAATCACATCTTGATGACATGACTGGGAGTGCTACCCTTACCGCAATTAATGGCTTGGCAGGCCAAGTCAAGCTAGATGGAAAGATTCGTATTAAGGACTTCCAATCGCCTGCACAATTGAATTTCGGAATAAGCCATCGTTTTGACGATCAGTGGATGGTCGTGGCGGATATCTCCAGGGTATTCTGGAAACATGCAGTAAAAGATATTCATGTCTCCTTTGTTTCAAACGCTGGTCAAAATATCGATATTGATCTGCCTCAAAACTATAAGGACCAGACTGCATTGTCGTTGGGTGTCGCCTACACTTCCGGAAAATGGACATTGCGCGGAGGTGCTCGTGTTACTACACAGACTTTGAGATCGGACACGGTATTGGCTGTAATCCCTGCTATTCCAAATAGATTCGGGACTCTTGGCTTTGGTTACCAACTTACACCTATGAGTAGTTTTGATTTTGCTTGGACTCATTCATTTAAAAAGACGATGCAAAACTCTTCATTGCCAAACACGTCTGCTCCTATCGAAATAAATCACGCCCAAGATAGTGCCACTATTGCCTTCACTTATCGTTTTTAG
- the bphD gene encoding 2-hydroxy-6-oxo-6-phenylhexa-2,4-dienoate hydrolase, translating into MNQYTESTTSRFAKINEKGFEDFQVHFNEAGDGEAVIMLHGGGPGAGGWSNYSRNLGPLVQAGYRVILKDSPGFNKSDPVVMDEQRGLVNARAVKGLMDALNIGKAHLVGNSMGGATALNFAIEYPERIGKLILMGPGGLGSSLFSAMPMEGIKLLFKLYAEPTLENLKQMLSVFVFDQTQITDELIEGRWRAIQHNQVHLRNFLVSTQRVPLSAWDVTSRLGEIKAETLVIWGRDDRFVPLDHGLKLAWHIHDARLHVLPRCGHWAQWEHAEEFNRLLIDFLQH; encoded by the coding sequence ATGAATCAATATACGGAATCTACAACCAGCAGGTTTGCCAAGATCAACGAGAAGGGATTTGAAGACTTCCAGGTTCATTTCAACGAAGCTGGCGACGGCGAGGCCGTCATCATGTTGCACGGTGGTGGGCCCGGGGCAGGTGGATGGAGTAACTATAGCCGCAATCTGGGCCCGCTGGTTCAAGCCGGTTATCGCGTGATTTTGAAGGACTCGCCAGGATTTAATAAATCCGACCCCGTCGTAATGGACGAACAGCGAGGTCTCGTGAACGCACGCGCCGTCAAGGGTTTGATGGATGCCCTAAACATCGGAAAAGCGCACCTGGTGGGCAACTCGATGGGGGGGGCCACCGCACTGAATTTTGCCATCGAATATCCGGAGCGCATCGGTAAGCTCATTCTGATGGGGCCGGGGGGGCTTGGCTCGAGTCTGTTTTCCGCGATGCCCATGGAAGGCATCAAATTGCTTTTCAAGCTGTATGCCGAGCCTACGCTTGAAAATTTGAAGCAAATGCTATCGGTATTTGTTTTTGATCAGACCCAGATCACCGATGAACTGATTGAGGGCCGCTGGCGGGCTATTCAGCATAATCAAGTACACCTTCGAAATTTTCTTGTCAGTACGCAACGCGTGCCATTGAGCGCTTGGGACGTTACATCGAGATTAGGAGAGATCAAGGCAGAAACGCTTGTCATCTGGGGGCGCGACGACCGCTTCGTACCTCTTGACCATGGATTGAAGTTGGCTTGGCACATCCATGATGCGCGCTTGCATGTCTTGCCTCGGTGCGGTCACTGGGCGCAATGGGAACATGCTGAAGAGTTTAATCGATTGTTGATCGATTTCTTACAACATTGA
- the dmpG gene encoding 4-hydroxy-2-oxovalerate aldolase produces the protein MTAKGKTVTVHDMTLRDGMHPKRHLMTLDQMVSIATGLDEAGIPLIEVTHGDGLGGSSVNYGFPAHTDEEYLGTVIPKMKKAKVSALLLPGIGTVDHLKMARELGVNTIRVATHCTEADVSEQHITMARKLDMDTVGFLMMSHMNSAEGLVKQAKLMEGYGANCIYVTDSAGHLLPEGVKERLGAVRAALKPETELGFHGHHNLAMGVANSIAAIEVGANRIDAAAAGLGAGAGNTPMEVLIAVCSLMGIETGVDVAKITDVAEDLVVPMMDFPIRIDRDALTLGYAGVYGSFLLFAKRASAKYGVPARDILVELGRRGMVGGQEDMIEDTAITMAKDRSIASA, from the coding sequence ATGACCGCCAAAGGCAAGACCGTTACCGTCCACGACATGACCCTGCGGGATGGCATGCATCCCAAGCGTCACCTGATGACCCTCGACCAGATGGTCAGCATCGCCACCGGCCTCGACGAAGCCGGCATCCCGCTGATCGAAGTCACCCACGGCGACGGCCTCGGTGGTTCCTCGGTCAACTACGGCTTCCCGGCCCATACCGACGAAGAATACCTCGGCACCGTCATTCCCAAGATGAAGAAGGCCAAGGTCTCGGCCCTGCTGCTGCCTGGCATTGGCACCGTCGATCACCTCAAGATGGCGCGCGAACTCGGCGTCAACACCATCCGTGTCGCCACCCACTGCACCGAGGCCGATGTCTCCGAGCAGCACATCACCATGGCCCGCAAGCTCGACATGGATACCGTCGGCTTCCTCATGATGAGCCACATGAACAGCGCCGAAGGTCTCGTCAAGCAAGCCAAGCTCATGGAAGGCTACGGCGCCAACTGCATCTACGTCACCGACTCGGCCGGTCATCTGCTTCCGGAAGGCGTCAAGGAACGTCTCGGTGCTGTGCGCGCTGCCCTCAAGCCGGAAACCGAACTCGGCTTCCACGGCCACCACAACCTGGCCATGGGCGTCGCCAACTCCATCGCCGCCATTGAAGTCGGCGCCAACCGCATCGATGCTGCTGCGGCCGGCCTCGGTGCCGGTGCCGGTAATACGCCGATGGAAGTCCTGATCGCCGTGTGCAGCCTGATGGGCATCGAAACCGGTGTCGATGTCGCCAAGATCACCGACGTTGCCGAAGACCTCGTGGTGCCAATGATGGACTTCCCGATCCGCATCGACCGTGATGCGCTGACCCTGGGTTATGCCGGGGTCTATGGCTCCTTCCTGCTCTTTGCCAAGCGGGCATCCGCCAAGTACGGCGTGCCGGCCCGCGACATTCTGGTCGAGCTGGGCCGCCGCGGTATGGTCGGCGGGCAGGAGGACATGATCGAGGATACCGCCATCACCATGGCTAAGGATCGCTCTATTGCCTCCGCATAA
- a CDS encoding acetaldehyde dehydrogenase (acetylating) has product MMNKIKCALIGPGNIGTDLLYKLKRSPFLEPVWMIGIDPESEGLKRAADMGLKTCATGVDGFLPHVLADSIQIAFDATSAYVHAENSRKLNELGVLMIDLTPAAIGPYCVPPVNLVEHVGKREMNVNMVTCGGQATIPMVAAVSRVQPVAYGEIVATVSSKSAGPGTRKNIDEFTRTTASAVEKVGGAKKGKAIIIINPAEPPLVMRDTVHCLTETAPDQEKITESIHAMIKEVQKYVPGYRLVNGPVFDGNRVSVYMEVTGLGDFLPTYAGNLDIMTAAGARTAEMFAEEIIAGRLTLEPRVATGSPKLAGCGSN; this is encoded by the coding sequence TTGATGAACAAGATTAAGTGCGCCCTGATCGGCCCGGGCAACATCGGCACCGATCTTCTGTACAAACTTAAGCGCAGCCCCTTCCTCGAACCGGTGTGGATGATCGGCATCGACCCCGAATCCGAAGGCCTCAAGCGCGCCGCCGACATGGGCCTCAAGACCTGTGCCACCGGCGTCGATGGCTTCCTGCCGCATGTCCTCGCCGATAGCATCCAGATCGCCTTCGATGCGACCAGCGCCTACGTCCATGCCGAGAATAGTCGTAAGCTCAATGAGCTCGGCGTCCTGATGATCGACCTGACGCCGGCGGCCATCGGCCCCTACTGCGTGCCGCCGGTCAACCTCGTCGAGCACGTCGGCAAGCGCGAAATGAACGTCAATATGGTCACCTGCGGCGGACAAGCCACCATCCCGATGGTTGCAGCCGTCTCCCGTGTCCAGCCGGTCGCTTACGGCGAAATCGTCGCCACTGTCTCTTCGAAGAGCGCCGGCCCCGGCACCCGCAAGAATATCGACGAATTCACCCGCACGACCGCCAGTGCTGTCGAAAAGGTTGGCGGCGCCAAAAAAGGCAAGGCCATCATCATCATCAACCCGGCCGAACCACCGCTTGTCATGCGCGACACCGTGCATTGCCTGACCGAAACCGCGCCTGATCAGGAAAAAATAACTGAATCCATCCACGCCATGATCAAGGAAGTCCAGAAATACGTGCCGGGCTATCGCCTGGTCAACGGTCCAGTATTCGACGGCAACCGTGTGTCCGTCTACATGGAAGTCACCGGACTCGGGGATTTCCTCCCGACCTACGCCGGTAACCTCGACATCATGACTGCTGCCGGTGCCCGTACCGCCGAAATGTTCGCCGAAGAAATTATTGCTGGTCGCCTCACCCTCGAACCCAGGGTTGCTACCGGTTCCCCCAAACTGGCCGGTTGCGGTTCCAACTGA
- the dmpE gene encoding 2-oxopent-4-enoate hydratase produces MDEDIVTKLGDELYDALCAKRMLEPLSNRYPSISIDDAYRIQLRMISCRQKAGERIVGKKIGITSRPVMDLLKVYQPDFGYLLDGMSISDGARIPIESLIQPKIEGEIAFVLKRDLMGPGISAAEVLAATDFVMPCFEIVDSRIRDWKIQIQDTVADNASCGLFVLGNTMADPRKLDLTTCGMVLEKNGEIVATGAGAAALGSPINAVVWLGNTLGGLGIPLKAGEIILSGALASMFSVHAGDHYRVAIGGIGSCSVSFV; encoded by the coding sequence ATGGATGAAGATATTGTCACCAAGCTGGGAGACGAGCTTTACGACGCATTATGTGCAAAAAGAATGCTCGAGCCTTTGAGCAACCGTTATCCCAGTATCTCAATTGATGACGCTTACAGGATTCAGTTACGGATGATTTCCTGCCGCCAAAAAGCAGGAGAGAGAATTGTTGGAAAGAAAATTGGAATCACAAGTCGGCCTGTAATGGATCTGCTCAAGGTCTATCAGCCTGATTTCGGGTATTTGCTCGATGGAATGTCTATCAGTGACGGAGCGCGCATTCCAATTGAATCGCTTATTCAGCCAAAAATTGAAGGCGAAATTGCCTTTGTGTTAAAGCGCGACTTGATGGGGCCAGGAATCAGCGCAGCCGAAGTCCTTGCGGCTACCGATTTTGTTATGCCTTGCTTTGAAATTGTCGATTCGCGTATTCGGGACTGGAAAATCCAGATACAGGATACGGTCGCAGACAACGCTTCCTGCGGCCTATTCGTGCTCGGAAACACCATGGCCGATCCGAGGAAGCTTGATCTAACAACTTGTGGCATGGTCTTGGAAAAGAATGGTGAGATTGTGGCGACAGGAGCAGGGGCGGCGGCGTTGGGGTCTCCTATCAATGCTGTAGTTTGGTTGGGGAATACACTTGGTGGCCTGGGAATTCCACTTAAGGCAGGAGAAATTATTCTTTCTGGGGCGCTTGCGAGTATGTTTAGTGTTCATGCAGGCGACCATTATCGTGTGGCAATTGGAGGTATCGGTAGTTGTTCCGTCTCCTTTGTCTGA
- a CDS encoding VOC family protein translates to MEIKALGYMGFSVNDVPEWRRYLTKLAGLMETPCSTDEQARFRMDSRSWRIGVEQGDLDDLAFAGFEVANPSALEKMRVRLQEAGVKIISDVGDLAKKRDVLDLIAFKDPFGMQIEIFYGAGDSYEKPFVSPTGVTGFQTGEQGLGHYFYAVPDVVKGLSFYVDVLGFKLSDVIDIPLGPDMTVRGHFLHCNGRHHTMAIAEAPMPKRIHHFMLQAATLDDVGHACDRLDGFDDQTTDSNLGVAEEKPNSYLTTTIGRHVNDHMVSFYARTPSGFEMEFGWGARAVDDCNWTMTRHSRTAMWGHKSLRKQK, encoded by the coding sequence ATGGAGATCAAGGCATTGGGTTATATGGGGTTTTCCGTAAACGATGTTCCGGAATGGCGGCGGTATCTCACCAAGCTGGCCGGTTTGATGGAAACGCCATGCTCAACAGATGAACAGGCCCGTTTTCGAATGGATTCGAGAAGCTGGCGTATTGGCGTAGAACAAGGCGACTTGGATGATCTGGCATTCGCAGGATTTGAAGTTGCTAATCCTAGCGCTCTAGAAAAAATGCGTGTCCGACTTCAGGAAGCTGGAGTAAAAATCATAAGCGATGTTGGCGATCTCGCGAAAAAGCGCGATGTGCTTGATCTGATTGCCTTCAAAGACCCGTTCGGCATGCAAATAGAAATCTTCTATGGCGCGGGGGATTCCTACGAAAAACCCTTTGTTTCGCCAACGGGCGTAACAGGCTTTCAAACGGGAGAGCAAGGGTTGGGGCACTATTTTTATGCCGTTCCAGATGTTGTCAAGGGTTTGTCATTTTACGTTGACGTGCTTGGCTTCAAATTGTCGGACGTAATCGATATTCCTTTAGGTCCGGATATGACGGTACGTGGCCACTTTCTGCATTGTAATGGACGTCACCATACCATGGCAATCGCTGAAGCCCCCATGCCTAAGCGCATCCACCATTTCATGCTCCAAGCCGCCACGCTGGATGACGTTGGGCATGCATGTGATCGTTTGGACGGTTTTGATGACCAAACTACCGATTCCAATCTTGGAGTTGCAGAAGAAAAGCCCAATAGCTACCTGACCACCACTATTGGCAGACATGTAAACGACCATATGGTTTCATTTTATGCCCGGACGCCATCAGGATTCGAAATGGAATTTGGTTGGGGCGCTCGTGCTGTTGACGATTGCAACTGGACAATGACCCGCCACAGTCGCACAGCCATGTGGGGGCACAAGTCGCTCCGGAAACAAAAATAG
- the bphB gene encoding cis-2,3-dihydrobiphenyl-2,3-diol dehydrogenase produces the protein MNLKDQVVFITGGASGLGRALVERFVTEGAKVGVLDRCEKGIQELESMHPGRVIGVAGDARLLADNKTAVQRCVDSFGKINTLIPNVGIWDYNTPLVDIPDERIDESFDEIFHINVKSGLLAVKAALPYLVSSRGGVIFTISNAGFYPNGGGPLYTASKHALIGVVKELAYELAPYVRVNGVAPGGMATDLRGPQSLGMGDRSISSIPLSELLESVLPIGRMPDVREYTGAYVFFANHGDAAPATGAVLNYDGGMGVRGLFSAVGGKDLEEKLKLQK, from the coding sequence ATGAATCTGAAAGATCAGGTTGTCTTTATTACAGGCGGTGCATCTGGGCTTGGTCGTGCGCTCGTCGAACGCTTCGTTACGGAAGGTGCAAAGGTGGGGGTGCTCGACAGATGCGAGAAAGGCATCCAAGAGCTAGAGTCGATGCATCCAGGGCGGGTGATCGGAGTCGCGGGTGATGCCCGCTTGCTGGCTGACAATAAAACCGCAGTCCAGCGGTGCGTGGATTCCTTTGGAAAGATCAATACTCTGATTCCCAATGTTGGAATCTGGGATTACAACACCCCGTTGGTGGATATCCCAGACGAAAGGATCGATGAGTCTTTCGACGAAATCTTTCATATCAATGTCAAATCCGGTCTCCTCGCGGTGAAGGCTGCTCTTCCTTATCTCGTTTCGAGTCGGGGGGGGGTCATATTCACGATTTCAAATGCTGGCTTTTATCCCAATGGCGGCGGCCCGCTATATACCGCATCGAAGCATGCACTGATTGGTGTTGTAAAAGAGCTTGCTTATGAACTGGCTCCCTATGTCCGCGTCAATGGTGTAGCGCCTGGAGGCATGGCAACGGATTTACGCGGCCCGCAATCGTTGGGCATGGGGGATCGTTCCATTTCGAGTATTCCGCTTAGCGAATTACTTGAATCCGTCCTCCCAATTGGTCGAATGCCCGATGTGAGGGAGTACACCGGAGCGTATGTATTTTTTGCCAACCACGGAGATGCAGCTCCAGCCACCGGCGCTGTTCTCAACTACGACGGTGGGATGGGCGTTCGCGGCCTCTTCTCTGCAGTTGGTGGCAAAGATCTTGAAGAGAAACTGAAACTACAGAAGTGA
- a CDS encoding FAD-dependent oxidoreductase, which translates to MIKSIVIVGAGHAGTTAARAIRARGYAGRIHLIGNESRLPYDRPSLSKGVLGGAQETPPLLMEAAWFESEGIELHLGDPVFAINAKERLVTLHSGLSLDFDRLLFATGMRPRKLSIPGGNLEGVFSLRNFADCAALRQAFTAAKSLVIIGGGLIGCEVATSARKAGLEVTILECADELLTRVLGRQVGAWCREQLEAMGVRIELNAHISHLSGERSVRSLVFADGRELEAELVLASIGGDPEDTLLKAAGVACNQGVVVDACGQTSSPDIYAAGDVAVWPLRHGGRRALETYINSQQQAEAAVAAMLGEYNPVPQVATSWTEIAGHRIQMIGDMQGPGEYVQRGEFEPNQQTVLFRVLDGKALAAVAINATKDFGGVSRLVMSEIEIVPDHLADTEISIRELLKGNAARTVTA; encoded by the coding sequence ATGATCAAGAGTATCGTCATTGTTGGCGCGGGACACGCCGGGACAACGGCTGCGCGCGCCATTCGCGCAAGGGGATATGCCGGACGGATTCATCTGATCGGCAACGAATCCCGGCTGCCCTATGATCGCCCATCATTGTCAAAAGGGGTTCTAGGGGGGGCGCAGGAGACTCCGCCTCTGCTGATGGAGGCCGCTTGGTTTGAGAGCGAAGGGATTGAACTGCATCTGGGCGACCCCGTATTTGCGATCAACGCCAAGGAGCGCCTTGTAACCCTGCACTCAGGTTTGAGCCTGGACTTCGACCGGCTTTTGTTCGCCACCGGAATGCGACCGCGCAAGCTGTCTATTCCTGGCGGCAATCTGGAAGGCGTGTTCAGCCTTCGCAACTTCGCGGATTGCGCCGCGTTACGCCAGGCCTTCACGGCGGCGAAATCCCTCGTAATTATCGGTGGGGGTCTGATCGGCTGTGAAGTGGCTACCTCCGCGCGCAAAGCGGGACTTGAAGTCACGATCCTGGAATGCGCCGATGAGTTACTGACGCGCGTTCTAGGCCGGCAAGTTGGCGCGTGGTGCCGCGAGCAACTCGAGGCAATGGGCGTTCGAATCGAATTGAATGCGCATATTTCGCATCTTAGCGGTGAACGCAGTGTGCGTTCGCTGGTGTTTGCTGATGGCAGAGAGTTGGAAGCCGAACTCGTATTGGCCAGCATTGGCGGCGATCCGGAAGATACCCTGTTGAAGGCAGCTGGCGTCGCCTGCAATCAAGGCGTAGTGGTCGATGCGTGCGGACAAACATCATCGCCCGATATTTACGCCGCTGGCGACGTAGCTGTGTGGCCCCTAAGGCACGGGGGCCGCCGCGCGCTAGAGACCTATATCAACTCGCAGCAACAGGCGGAAGCGGCGGTAGCCGCGATGCTAGGCGAATACAATCCGGTGCCCCAAGTCGCTACATCGTGGACCGAGATCGCAGGGCACCGCATCCAGATGATTGGGGATATGCAGGGACCCGGTGAATATGTGCAGCGTGGCGAGTTCGAACCCAATCAGCAAACCGTGCTGTTCCGGGTCTTGGACGGCAAGGCGCTGGCTGCGGTGGCGATTAATGCGACCAAGGACTTCGGTGGCGTAAGCCGTTTAGTGATGTCCGAAATAGAGATAGTGCCTGACCACCTCGCTGATACGGAAATAAGCATCCGCGAACTACTCAAGGGGAATGCGGCGCGAACCGTAACCGCCTAG
- a CDS encoding non-heme iron oxygenase ferredoxin subunit — MSFEKVCEVSDIPVGEALKISGEEFDVAIFNVDGELFATQDRCTHGDWSLSEGGYLDGDVVECSLHCGKFCVRTGKVKAYPPTKPLKVFPIHVEGNAVYIDFSAGDIVQ; from the coding sequence ATGAGTTTTGAGAAAGTTTGTGAGGTTAGTGATATCCCTGTCGGCGAAGCGCTCAAAATTTCCGGCGAAGAATTCGATGTCGCGATCTTCAATGTGGACGGAGAGCTATTTGCAACACAAGATCGTTGCACTCACGGCGATTGGTCTCTGTCCGAGGGAGGGTACTTGGACGGGGATGTCGTTGAGTGTTCGCTGCACTGCGGGAAATTCTGCGTTCGGACAGGAAAAGTCAAAGCATATCCACCGACTAAACCGCTGAAAGTCTTTCCGATACATGTAGAAGGAAATGCTGTGTACATCGATTTTAGCGCCGGAGATATTGTCCAATGA
- a CDS encoding BphX family protein — MNDKAIRRFLAAIGIFYLLNFLGLLPARSAAVLMLMYPSVANGFQGELMMLLQDAWLVVGMQLGAVGVLALWALREPIRYAGIIPVVVLIEIFDAMWDVYSIVLNGETLWFGLTTLAIHLVWIIWGISLWRQVGDRLNQAHAVDAEKN; from the coding sequence ATGAACGATAAAGCAATCCGCCGTTTCCTGGCTGCAATCGGCATCTTTTATTTACTAAATTTTTTGGGACTGCTTCCTGCCCGTAGTGCTGCCGTCCTGATGCTGATGTACCCCTCTGTCGCGAATGGCTTTCAAGGGGAACTCATGATGCTGCTTCAGGATGCATGGCTCGTGGTCGGGATGCAGCTTGGCGCTGTGGGTGTGCTTGCCCTTTGGGCCCTGCGCGAACCCATTCGCTATGCAGGCATTATTCCTGTCGTTGTGCTCATCGAGATTTTTGACGCAATGTGGGATGTCTATAGCATAGTCTTAAATGGCGAGACCCTGTGGTTTGGGCTTACTACACTTGCTATTCATTTGGTGTGGATCATATGGGGAATCAGCCTCTGGCGCCAGGTAGGCGACCGCTTGAACCAAGCCCATGCTGTTGATGCAGAAAAAAATTGA